The following proteins come from a genomic window of Ursus arctos isolate Adak ecotype North America unplaced genomic scaffold, UrsArc2.0 scaffold_12, whole genome shotgun sequence:
- the DR1 gene encoding protein Dr1, with protein MASSSGNDDDLTIPRAAINKMIKETLPNVRVANDARELVVNCCTEFIHLISSEANEICNKSEKKTISPEHVIQALESLGFGSYISEVKEVLQECKTVALKRRKASSRLENLGIPEEELLRQQQELFAKARQQQAELAQQEWLQMQQAAQQAQLAAATASASNQAGSSQDEEDDDDI; from the exons ATGGCTTCCTCATCTGGCAACGACGATGATCTCACTATACCCAGAGCTGCTATCAATAAGATGATCAAAGAGACTCTCCCCAACGTCCGGGTGGCCAACGATGCCCGGGAGCTGGTGGTGAACTGCTGCACTGAATTCATTCACCTTATATCTTCTGAAGCCAATGAGATTTGCAACAAATCGGAAAAGAAGACCATCTCACCCGAGCACGTCATACAAG CACTAGAAAGTTTGGGCTTTGGCTCTTACATCAGTGAAGTAAAGGAAGTCTTACAAGAGTGCAAGACTGTAgcgttaaaaagaagaaaggccaGTTCTCGTTTGGAAAACCTTGGCATTCCTGAAGAAGAATTATTAAGACAGCAACAAGAGTTATTTGCAAAA GCTAGACAGCAACAAGCAGAATTGGCCCAGCAGGAATGGCTTCAAATGCAGCAAGCTGCTCAGCAAGCACAGCTTGCTGCTGCCACAGCCAGTGCATCTAACCAGGCAGGATCTTCTCAggatgaagaagatgatgatgatatcTGA